In one Arenibacter antarcticus genomic region, the following are encoded:
- a CDS encoding bifunctional alpha/beta hydrolase/OsmC family protein: MNLQKITFSNAKGDTLVGRLALPANRHPHNFVLFAHCFTCNKNFSAVRNISRALTSNGFGVLRFNFSGLGESEGEFADSNFSGNVEDLVEAAKYLKDNYAAPSLIIGHSLGGAAAILASKEIDSVKAIATIGAPSDPKHVTHIFKNKLEAIKEDGLAEVNIGGRSFTIKNQFLLDLQSKSLKETLKNNRKALLILHSPQDGVVGVNNAEEIYLEAHHPKSFVTLDGADHLLSRSEDGIYAGNLIASWVKRYLDISKIETLDTKHQVVASLDKDDGFTTEMKMGNHYITADEPVSFGGNDFGPSPYEFVSAGLSACTAMTIQMYAKRKKWPLENVEVHITYQKVHASDCENCESPQSKIDTFEREIKLTGNLDEEQISKILEIADKCPVHRTLHNKIIINTKIV, translated from the coding sequence ATGAACCTTCAAAAAATTACGTTTTCCAATGCAAAGGGAGATACTTTGGTAGGGCGACTAGCATTGCCTGCCAACCGACATCCCCACAATTTTGTATTATTCGCCCATTGTTTCACTTGTAATAAAAACTTTTCCGCCGTCCGAAATATTAGTAGGGCTTTAACCTCAAACGGTTTTGGGGTGTTGCGGTTCAATTTTAGTGGCTTAGGGGAAAGTGAAGGGGAATTTGCAGATTCCAACTTCTCAGGTAATGTAGAAGACCTCGTGGAAGCCGCCAAATATCTTAAGGATAATTACGCTGCCCCCTCCTTAATCATAGGACATTCACTAGGTGGAGCGGCTGCGATCCTGGCATCCAAAGAAATAGATTCCGTTAAGGCTATTGCAACCATTGGCGCGCCATCAGACCCTAAACATGTAACACATATTTTTAAAAATAAACTGGAAGCCATTAAGGAAGATGGTCTTGCAGAAGTAAATATTGGCGGGCGAAGTTTTACCATTAAAAATCAATTTTTACTCGATTTACAATCGAAATCCCTAAAGGAAACTCTTAAAAACAATAGAAAAGCGTTGTTGATACTTCATTCTCCCCAAGATGGAGTTGTTGGGGTTAACAATGCAGAGGAAATCTACCTTGAGGCCCATCACCCAAAAAGCTTTGTCACTTTAGATGGGGCAGACCATTTACTAAGCAGATCTGAAGATGGAATCTATGCTGGAAATCTTATTGCATCATGGGTAAAACGGTATTTGGATATCTCCAAAATTGAAACATTGGACACCAAACATCAGGTAGTGGCCAGCTTAGATAAGGACGATGGATTTACTACCGAAATGAAAATGGGCAACCATTATATTACCGCAGACGAACCCGTTTCCTTTGGGGGGAACGACTTTGGGCCTTCTCCCTACGAATTTGTTTCAGCGGGACTATCGGCATGTACCGCGATGACCATACAGATGTACGCAAAAAGAAAAAAATGGCCCTTGGAAAACGTGGAAGTGCACATTACGTATCAAAAAGTTCACGCTAGTGACTGTGAAAATTGCGAATCACCCCAATCCAAGATAGATACTTTTGAAAGGGAAATAAAGCTTACAGGAAACTTGGATGAAGAGCAGATTTCAAAAATATTGGAAATTGCTGATAAATGCCCTGTTCACCGCACCTTGCACAATAAAATCATAATTAACACCAAAATTGTTTAA
- a CDS encoding superoxide dismutase family protein, whose amino-acid sequence MKKIQLLSLSLLFIATYGCKEVKKESKEAMDEIEATAKEMTENKEVKTLKFSLEPKSDSNVKGDVSFTEENGTVSMTATLTGLTPGEHAIHIHEKADCSSADGKSTGGHWNPTFAQHGKWGAEEGYHRGDIGNFTADADGNATVEFSTDEWCLGCDDETKNLLGKAVIVHQGVDDFVTQPTGDAGGRVSCAGIIE is encoded by the coding sequence ATGAAAAAAATACAATTATTATCCTTGAGCCTTCTATTTATTGCAACTTACGGTTGTAAGGAAGTGAAAAAGGAAAGCAAGGAAGCAATGGATGAAATTGAGGCTACTGCCAAAGAAATGACAGAAAATAAAGAGGTGAAGACCCTTAAATTCTCATTGGAACCTAAAAGTGACAGTAATGTGAAGGGAGATGTGAGTTTTACCGAAGAAAACGGAACTGTAAGCATGACAGCTACTCTTACGGGATTAACACCAGGTGAGCACGCCATTCATATACATGAAAAGGCAGATTGTTCCTCTGCAGATGGTAAATCTACTGGCGGACATTGGAACCCTACATTTGCACAACACGGTAAATGGGGTGCTGAAGAAGGTTATCACCGTGGCGATATCGGTAACTTCACAGCCGATGCCGACGGTAATGCTACTGTAGAGTTTTCTACTGACGAATGGTGTTTAGGCTGCGATGACGAAACCAAAAATCTTTTGGGCAAAGCGGTGATCGTTCACCAAGGAGTAGATGATTTTGTTACACAACCTACTGGAGATGCAGGTGGAAGAGTAAGTTGTGCTGGAATTATAGAATAA
- a CDS encoding Gfo/Idh/MocA family protein codes for MKNKRRIFIQNTGIIAATAAFSPNVLLSATRASKEKLGIALVGLGYYSTDLLAPALKLTSNCELRGIVTGSPEKIPAWKTKYGIKDKNIYDYKNFDSIANNPDIDVVYVVLPPSMHAEYTIRAAKAGKHVWCEKPMAPSVADCEAMIKACKDNMVKLAIGYRCQHDPNIQAYMKVGKERPFGKAKMISSAAGYFDGRSDHWKQSKKLGGGAMGDMGVYALQGARLATREEPISVLAQASTTRPKIYHEVEETMMFQLEFPSGALAACHTSFGINMNHLHITYEKGWLKMEPHSSYNGNKGSMSDGTLINFSIQNQQAKQMDEDALAIFNKTDLIVPGEEGLRDITVLEAIYKSAAQNCAVKL; via the coding sequence ATGAAAAATAAAAGACGCATTTTTATCCAAAACACGGGAATAATCGCTGCCACTGCGGCGTTTTCCCCAAATGTATTGTTATCTGCAACCAGAGCATCAAAAGAGAAGCTTGGTATTGCCTTGGTAGGGTTAGGATATTATAGTACCGACCTCCTTGCCCCTGCCCTTAAATTGACGTCGAATTGTGAATTAAGAGGGATAGTTACGGGAAGTCCTGAAAAAATTCCCGCATGGAAGACCAAATATGGGATAAAGGACAAGAATATTTATGATTACAAGAATTTTGATAGTATAGCTAATAACCCGGATATTGATGTAGTTTATGTAGTGCTACCTCCTTCCATGCATGCAGAATATACCATCAGGGCAGCCAAAGCGGGAAAACACGTATGGTGTGAAAAACCTATGGCCCCATCAGTAGCTGATTGTGAGGCCATGATTAAGGCTTGTAAGGATAATATGGTGAAATTGGCCATTGGTTACCGTTGTCAGCACGATCCCAATATACAAGCCTATATGAAGGTAGGCAAAGAGCGACCATTTGGGAAGGCTAAAATGATAAGCTCGGCTGCGGGATATTTTGATGGGCGCTCGGATCATTGGAAACAAAGCAAAAAATTGGGCGGGGGTGCAATGGGCGATATGGGCGTCTATGCCCTGCAAGGTGCCCGTTTAGCTACTAGAGAGGAACCAATTTCCGTATTGGCACAAGCTTCTACTACCCGACCCAAAATATATCACGAAGTAGAGGAGACCATGATGTTTCAACTGGAATTTCCCAGTGGTGCCTTAGCGGCATGTCATACCAGTTTCGGCATCAATATGAACCATTTACATATCACTTACGAAAAAGGATGGCTAAAAATGGAACCTCATTCCAGTTATAACGGCAACAAGGGAAGTATGTCTGATGGAACGTTAATAAATTTCTCAATCCAAAACCAACAGGCCAAGCAGATGGATGAGGATGCCCTGGCAATTTTTAATAAAACGGATTTGATTGTGCCCGGTGAGGAAGGACTTCGAGATATTACCGTATTGGAGGCTATTTATAAATCAGCGGCACAGAATTGTGCGGTTAAATTATAA
- a CDS encoding serine hydrolase produces the protein MQRNKILIGACLLFFTLLVYSLIGFSTVTNMESNTSDLTVKIEKSLVDPYEAQLYKMHQHDLKVALKAYFEEAIASGDIVGAGVSIVKGDSIVISDGFGKRDINQKNSVDGETVFRLGSLSKGFAGVLAANLKSEGKLHWEDKVSDFIPGFQLGDKSNTDNITLANILSHTSGTPYHSYTNLIEAGLPLTTIAERFKNVVPISKPGIMYSYQNAMFALCGVMVQQATGQDISTSLTNRFFKPLGMSSTTMDYEALSHEDNVAMPHSQRRNGWKTIPLNDHYYNAIAAGGINASALDMGKWMRFLLGHNPELMNKTALKETFNPFVEIKGSSKYYQRWPGHLKSYYAFGWRIHTFLEDDSVAEKTVWHHGGSVNSYRNEIAVYPEADLGICVLLNSNSKIAKTVIPDLHQIIKDVYAKSIPKLALNTDKNRNPPL, from the coding sequence ATGCAGCGAAATAAAATATTAATAGGAGCCTGCCTTTTATTCTTTACCCTTCTTGTCTATTCCTTAATTGGTTTTTCAACTGTAACTAATATGGAATCCAATACCTCGGATTTAACTGTTAAAATAGAAAAATCGCTGGTTGATCCCTACGAGGCTCAATTATATAAAATGCATCAGCACGATTTAAAGGTTGCCCTAAAGGCTTATTTTGAGGAGGCGATTGCCTCAGGCGATATTGTAGGTGCAGGGGTAAGTATTGTAAAAGGTGATTCTATTGTAATTTCGGATGGCTTTGGTAAACGGGATATCAACCAAAAAAACAGCGTGGATGGAGAAACGGTATTTAGGCTCGGTTCCCTATCCAAAGGATTTGCCGGGGTATTGGCAGCCAATTTAAAAAGTGAAGGTAAATTACATTGGGAGGATAAGGTAAGCGATTTTATTCCAGGGTTTCAGTTGGGGGACAAAAGCAATACAGATAATATTACCCTTGCCAATATTCTATCACACACTTCAGGGACTCCCTACCATAGCTATACCAATCTTATTGAGGCTGGATTACCGTTAACAACTATTGCAGAACGTTTTAAAAACGTGGTTCCCATTAGTAAGCCCGGAATTATGTATAGCTATCAAAATGCCATGTTTGCCCTTTGTGGGGTAATGGTGCAACAAGCTACTGGACAAGATATCAGCACTAGCCTTACCAATAGATTTTTTAAGCCCTTGGGGATGTCGAGCACCACCATGGATTATGAAGCTCTGTCACATGAGGATAATGTAGCTATGCCACATTCACAAAGACGAAATGGGTGGAAAACCATACCTCTTAATGACCATTATTACAATGCTATTGCAGCCGGAGGTATTAATGCCAGCGCATTGGACATGGGCAAATGGATGCGATTTTTGTTAGGCCATAATCCAGAGTTGATGAACAAAACAGCTTTGAAAGAAACTTTTAATCCTTTTGTGGAAATAAAAGGCAGCAGCAAATACTATCAACGTTGGCCAGGACATTTAAAATCCTATTATGCTTTTGGATGGAGGATCCACACCTTTTTGGAAGACGACAGTGTGGCGGAAAAAACCGTTTGGCATCATGGTGGAAGCGTTAACAGTTATAGAAATGAAATTGCGGTCTACCCAGAAGCCGATCTAGGAATCTGTGTGCTTTTGAATAGCAATTCCAAAATTGCAAAAACAGTGATTCCCGATTTGCATCAGATCATAAAGGACGTCTATGCAAAATCTATCCCTAAACTTGCCTTGAACACAGATAAAAATAGAAATCCTCCATTATAA
- a CDS encoding S9 family peptidase produces MKTSSFLFVVLCFLVLSCAEKEKKIAEVTIPDLVDRELFFGNPDKIQVRISPDGKYFSYRAPVNNVMNIWVAPIDNPEGAQPITHDTLRGIQGYQWSYKSGSILYAQDKGGDENWHVHLVDVESKTDTDLTPQEEIIGADGKPLTDRNTGQIVRPRADIMQVSREKPEEILIQINNSDPSNMDVYKVDLNTHKMKLVLKDEAFLQIVADNNNNIRLATRTNPEGGQIIYKFKKGSWEEYFRVPQEDMLSFGFFGFDKNNENAYMIDSRGRDKAALYALNLSTDEKKIIAENEKSDIADLLIHPTNYEVEAYATDYLRKDWIPLTDDVKADLDYLKGFKEGELSVYFRSTDDNTWILSYDSPQEFLKYYKYNRDAKKAELLVSAKQEFDDVELANMYPVEIESRDGLKLVSYLTIPRELDVNGRTSKPAPTVLLVHGGPWGRDNYGFNSLHQWLANRGYVVLSTNFRGSTGFGKHFVNIAAEEWAGKMHDDLIDAVNWMVEEKIADKEKVAIMGGSYGGYATLVGLAYTPDVFACGVDIVGPSNLTTLLNTIPPYWKSFRDVFVHHIGNPDTEEGATLLEERSPLNRVDSIVKPLLIGQGANDPRVKQAESDQIVKAMNEKQIPVTYVLYPDEGHGFARPENNLSFFAVSEVFLAQHIGGRYQEIGDDFKGSSIQIIDSGNLNGLKTPEGR; encoded by the coding sequence ATGAAAACTTCCAGTTTTTTATTCGTTGTCCTTTGTTTTTTGGTACTAAGTTGTGCAGAGAAAGAAAAGAAAATAGCTGAAGTCACTATCCCTGACCTCGTGGATCGCGAGCTGTTTTTTGGAAACCCCGATAAAATACAGGTGAGGATTAGCCCGGATGGTAAATACTTTAGTTACCGTGCTCCGGTTAACAATGTAATGAACATTTGGGTAGCCCCCATAGATAATCCAGAAGGTGCCCAGCCAATTACCCATGATACGTTACGCGGTATTCAAGGCTACCAATGGAGTTACAAATCGGGAAGTATCCTATATGCACAGGATAAGGGGGGAGATGAGAACTGGCACGTTCACCTAGTGGATGTGGAAAGTAAAACAGATACTGACCTTACGCCCCAGGAAGAGATTATAGGAGCAGATGGGAAACCACTTACAGATCGCAATACAGGACAGATAGTTCGTCCAAGGGCCGATATTATGCAAGTCTCTAGGGAAAAACCAGAAGAGATCTTAATCCAAATAAACAATTCGGACCCTTCCAATATGGATGTGTACAAAGTAGATTTAAATACTCATAAAATGAAATTGGTATTAAAAGATGAGGCCTTTCTACAGATTGTTGCAGATAATAATAACAATATCCGCCTAGCTACTCGTACTAATCCTGAAGGCGGACAGATCATTTATAAATTTAAGAAAGGATCTTGGGAGGAGTATTTTAGGGTACCACAGGAGGATATGCTTTCTTTTGGTTTCTTTGGATTCGACAAGAATAATGAGAATGCCTATATGATAGATAGTAGGGGCAGGGACAAGGCGGCCCTATACGCCTTAAATTTATCCACTGATGAAAAAAAGATAATAGCAGAAAATGAAAAATCGGATATAGCTGATCTATTAATACACCCAACCAATTATGAAGTAGAGGCCTATGCCACAGATTATTTACGCAAAGACTGGATTCCGTTAACCGATGATGTGAAAGCAGATCTTGATTATCTTAAAGGTTTTAAAGAGGGTGAACTTAGTGTATATTTCCGTTCTACAGATGATAATACCTGGATCCTGTCCTATGATTCACCACAGGAATTCTTAAAGTATTATAAATACAACCGGGATGCAAAAAAAGCGGAACTTCTGGTTTCGGCCAAACAAGAATTTGACGATGTGGAGCTCGCAAATATGTATCCCGTTGAAATTGAGAGCAGGGACGGATTAAAATTGGTCTCTTATCTCACTATACCACGAGAGTTAGATGTGAACGGCCGAACTTCTAAACCAGCTCCAACAGTATTGCTCGTACATGGTGGACCATGGGGCCGCGATAATTATGGGTTTAATAGCCTTCACCAATGGCTGGCCAATAGGGGATATGTGGTATTGAGCACTAATTTCAGGGGCTCTACAGGTTTCGGAAAGCATTTTGTAAATATCGCTGCGGAAGAATGGGCAGGTAAGATGCATGATGACCTTATAGATGCCGTAAACTGGATGGTGGAAGAAAAGATTGCCGATAAGGAGAAGGTGGCTATTATGGGAGGTAGTTATGGAGGTTATGCCACTTTGGTGGGCCTTGCTTATACTCCTGATGTCTTTGCTTGCGGAGTCGATATTGTAGGTCCATCCAATCTAACCACATTGCTGAATACAATTCCTCCATATTGGAAATCTTTCCGGGATGTTTTTGTACACCATATTGGAAACCCAGATACCGAAGAAGGGGCGACCCTATTGGAAGAACGCTCTCCTTTGAACCGTGTAGATAGTATCGTGAAACCATTGCTGATAGGCCAGGGCGCGAATGATCCTAGAGTAAAACAAGCTGAGTCAGATCAGATCGTAAAAGCTATGAATGAGAAGCAAATTCCTGTAACCTATGTGCTCTATCCAGATGAAGGTCATGGCTTTGCAAGACCAGAAAATAATCTTTCATTTTTTGCCGTTTCTGAAGTATTCCTTGCACAGCACATTGGCGGGAGGTATCAGGAAATTGGTGACGATTTTAAAGGTAGTAGTATTCAGATTATCGATTCAGGCAATCTTAACGGTTTAAAAACTCCAGAAGGGAGATAA
- a CDS encoding SRPBCC family protein, translated as MRANKQTITVNTTIHSTIEKVWDLWTKPEHITHWNFASEDSCCPSATNDLRPGGAFVWRMEAKDGSMGFDFTGTYIEIMGKELISYNMTDGRFVSITFLQKGDNVLLTETFEAERTNSEEQQRACWQAILENFKNYVETN; from the coding sequence ATGAGGGCAAACAAACAGACGATTACTGTGAATACCACAATTCATAGTACTATTGAAAAGGTATGGGACTTATGGACAAAACCCGAGCATATTACCCATTGGAATTTCGCTTCGGAAGATTCGTGCTGTCCCTCTGCTACCAATGACTTACGACCAGGGGGAGCATTTGTTTGGAGAATGGAAGCCAAGGATGGTAGTATGGGATTCGATTTTACGGGAACCTATATTGAGATTATGGGAAAAGAGTTGATTTCCTATAATATGACCGATGGCCGCTTTGTGAGTATTACTTTCTTACAGAAGGGAGACAATGTGTTGCTAACCGAAACCTTTGAAGCAGAAAGAACAAATTCTGAGGAACAGCAAAGAGCTTGTTGGCAAGCTATATTAGAGAATTTCAAGAATTACGTGGAGACCAATTGA
- a CDS encoding ATP-dependent helicase → MNGIERLKENLNPQQLEAVTETEGYVRVIAGAGSGKTKALTQRYAYIVEALGINTSNILCVTFTNKAAQEMRKRVKRLVGVNSDLSYITTYHGFCVRVLREDINKIAYPKNFIIMDVEDQKTVLRQVYIELGLTSKILTFKQVLRYISKQKSSQEYLQYILESKKKETDNEIEKVFIRYLEKQQRNFALDFDDLLNFALYIFLNNLDVLEKWQKRLHYIQVDETQDSSQKQFMLIEMLSQYHKNLFVVGDPDQTIYEWRGAKPEILVDFDTQFPDSKTIIMNQNYRSTPNILSLGNHIIKNNKIRVDKDMFTQNAEGVDVVHFHGQNDYEEGLWVANEIKRLVAEENDTYSDFAILYRANHVSRSIEQSLIRENIPYSVFGGIRFFERKEIKDVLAYLRLIEFEDDFSFLRVVNTPSRGLGKKFIENVAKIAEKEDTSLYTALKDNLSQKEINRKGAIAFVDLIEKYKKAKTAYIISDLVKAIMDESGLTAYYRSDGDTDRLDNIKELQNSIILLETQDDEPINLMEYLQEIALYTDMDIDDDRNDRVKLMTIHTSKGLEFPYVFLCGFTEGVLPSAMSIKERRAKAIEEERRLTYVAITRAEKAFYMTESEGYNFSSGTSKYPSRFLFEISDNYYVSKGELSQEIIKAAKEQLRLDATRQLIQKKFEVGDIVNHQIWNQGKVIAVNEAKGEYQIEFLETGKIKPITFEFKGLTKIEDPSEATGEERLGPEPIAASEIEEKDTGNVAKPEQDTQSPLPHENNKGSSTKPKENDKNNLWSRLKELWS, encoded by the coding sequence ATGAATGGCATTGAAAGACTAAAAGAAAATTTGAATCCACAACAGTTGGAGGCTGTAACAGAAACCGAAGGTTATGTTAGAGTGATTGCTGGTGCAGGTTCAGGAAAAACAAAAGCGCTAACTCAAAGATACGCCTACATTGTTGAAGCATTGGGAATCAACACCTCTAATATACTTTGTGTAACCTTTACCAATAAGGCCGCACAAGAAATGCGAAAACGAGTAAAAAGGTTGGTTGGCGTGAATTCTGACTTGAGTTATATTACCACTTATCACGGATTTTGTGTTCGTGTTTTAAGAGAAGATATCAATAAAATAGCGTACCCAAAAAACTTTATCATTATGGATGTTGAAGACCAAAAGACTGTTCTTCGACAAGTTTATATTGAACTAGGTTTAACTTCCAAAATCCTCACTTTTAAACAAGTATTACGTTATATAAGCAAGCAAAAATCCTCGCAGGAATACTTGCAATATATCCTTGAATCAAAGAAAAAAGAAACCGATAATGAAATTGAAAAAGTATTTATTCGATACTTAGAAAAACAACAACGGAATTTTGCTCTTGACTTTGACGACCTATTAAATTTTGCGCTTTACATATTTTTAAACAACCTGGACGTCCTGGAAAAATGGCAGAAAAGGCTGCACTATATTCAGGTTGACGAAACTCAGGATAGTTCACAAAAACAATTTATGCTAATTGAGATGCTTTCTCAATACCATAAGAACCTATTTGTGGTTGGTGATCCAGACCAAACCATTTATGAATGGCGAGGTGCTAAGCCTGAAATTTTGGTCGATTTTGATACGCAGTTTCCTGATTCGAAGACCATTATAATGAATCAAAATTATCGTTCAACGCCCAATATTTTAAGTCTTGGAAACCATATTATAAAAAATAACAAGATCCGCGTAGATAAGGATATGTTTACTCAAAACGCGGAAGGAGTGGATGTGGTTCATTTTCATGGTCAGAATGATTATGAAGAAGGATTATGGGTCGCCAATGAAATTAAAAGGCTTGTAGCTGAGGAAAACGATACGTATTCCGACTTTGCCATTCTATATAGGGCCAATCATGTTTCACGCAGTATCGAGCAATCATTAATACGGGAGAATATTCCTTATTCTGTTTTTGGTGGGATACGGTTTTTTGAACGTAAAGAAATCAAAGATGTTTTGGCTTATTTACGGTTGATCGAATTTGAAGACGATTTTTCTTTTCTTAGAGTAGTTAATACCCCAAGCAGAGGTTTGGGTAAAAAATTCATTGAAAATGTGGCCAAAATTGCTGAAAAAGAAGACACTTCGCTTTATACGGCATTAAAGGATAACCTATCTCAAAAAGAAATCAATCGTAAAGGGGCTATAGCGTTTGTTGACCTTATAGAAAAATATAAAAAAGCAAAAACAGCTTATATTATATCTGATCTGGTAAAGGCAATAATGGACGAAAGTGGTCTTACTGCCTATTACAGGAGCGATGGGGATACGGACCGGCTAGACAATATTAAAGAACTTCAGAACTCCATTATTTTATTGGAAACTCAGGATGATGAGCCCATAAACCTTATGGAATATCTTCAAGAGATAGCTCTTTATACCGATATGGATATTGATGATGATAGAAATGATAGAGTTAAATTAATGACCATCCACACCTCTAAGGGATTGGAGTTTCCTTACGTTTTTCTCTGTGGTTTTACGGAAGGAGTCTTGCCAAGTGCCATGTCTATTAAAGAAAGGCGGGCAAAGGCAATTGAAGAAGAAAGAAGATTGACGTATGTTGCCATAACAAGAGCTGAAAAGGCATTTTATATGACCGAATCCGAGGGTTATAATTTTAGTTCTGGAACAAGTAAATATCCATCCCGGTTTCTATTTGAAATAAGCGACAACTATTATGTTAGCAAAGGAGAGTTGAGCCAAGAGATCATTAAGGCAGCCAAGGAACAACTAAGACTAGATGCAACTCGACAATTAATTCAGAAGAAATTTGAGGTTGGGGATATTGTCAACCATCAAATTTGGAATCAAGGCAAGGTAATAGCGGTAAACGAGGCAAAAGGAGAATACCAAATTGAGTTTCTAGAAACCGGTAAAATTAAACCGATAACTTTTGAATTTAAAGGACTGACCAAGATTGAAGATCCATCTGAAGCAACAGGAGAAGAAAGACTTGGACCAGAACCAATCGCAGCATCAGAAATTGAAGAAAAAGATACAGGCAATGTAGCAAAGCCCGAGCAGGATACACAGAGTCCACTACCCCATGAAAATAACAAAGGCAGTAGCACTAAACCCAAAGAAAACGATAAAAACAATTTATGGTCTAGATTAAAAGAACTGTGGTCTTAA
- a CDS encoding sugar O-acetyltransferase, with protein sequence MTEKEKMLFGDYYDSRDSELLKMYHKARKLLKEYNYLDSELTQQREQILTELFEYRGSGVWIETPFFCDYGENISIGENTFVNTNCMFLDNNKITIGKNGLIAPYVQIYTANHPLKASERIITKGTDSRYLTSSKPVSIGDNVWIGGNSVIFPGVTIGNNVTIGAGSIVTKSIPDNVLAFGNPCEIKREL encoded by the coding sequence GTGACAGAAAAAGAGAAAATGCTATTTGGAGATTATTACGATTCCAGAGATTCGGAATTGTTAAAAATGTACCATAAGGCACGAAAATTATTGAAAGAGTACAATTATCTCGATTCAGAATTAACGCAACAAAGAGAACAAATTTTAACCGAACTGTTCGAATATAGAGGGTCGGGCGTTTGGATTGAAACGCCATTTTTCTGCGATTATGGAGAGAATATTTCAATTGGAGAAAACACATTCGTCAATACGAATTGTATGTTTCTGGACAACAATAAAATAACCATTGGAAAAAACGGATTAATTGCTCCTTATGTACAAATATATACTGCGAACCATCCTTTAAAAGCATCGGAACGAATAATTACAAAAGGGACCGATTCTCGTTATCTGACTTCATCGAAACCTGTATCAATTGGCGACAATGTTTGGATTGGTGGTAATTCTGTGATATTCCCTGGTGTAACCATTGGTAATAATGTAACCATTGGTGCCGGAAGTATAGTCACAAAAAGTATTCCTGATAATGTTCTGGCATTTGGAAATCCTTGCGAAATAAAAAGAGAACTCTGA
- a CDS encoding RluA family pseudouridine synthase, giving the protein MSPNKKLVFLLNVLFEDEHLAVIHKPAGILVSGNSFKTIANALGQNVQPSNLPDATKPQPVHRLDYATTGILLIGKTNSSIRALNKMFEDKKVEKTYFAVTIGEMNDHGQITSEIDGKKSQSNYSLSESVTSIRFGKLNLVALYPQTGRRHQLRKHLSRIDNPILGDTTYGIENLILRGKGLYLHAYSLSFIHPFTNKQVYIKDEFPQRFTKIFTH; this is encoded by the coding sequence GTGAGTCCGAATAAAAAACTGGTTTTTCTACTTAACGTGTTATTTGAAGATGAACATTTAGCTGTAATCCATAAACCTGCGGGAATTTTAGTCAGTGGGAATAGTTTTAAAACTATCGCCAATGCCTTGGGCCAAAACGTTCAACCAAGTAATCTTCCTGATGCTACAAAACCACAGCCAGTTCATCGATTAGATTATGCAACCACAGGTATTTTATTGATTGGAAAAACGAATAGTAGTATTCGCGCGTTAAATAAAATGTTTGAAGACAAAAAGGTGGAGAAAACCTATTTTGCAGTTACTATTGGTGAAATGAACGATCATGGGCAAATTACTTCAGAAATTGATGGTAAGAAGTCACAATCGAATTATTCCTTATCCGAATCCGTTACCTCTATACGGTTTGGCAAACTAAATTTGGTGGCATTGTACCCGCAAACAGGCAGGAGGCATCAATTGCGTAAACATCTATCCAGAATTGATAATCCGATACTTGGAGACACAACATATGGAATTGAAAATTTAATTTTAAGGGGCAAGGGTTTGTATTTACATGCCTATTCCTTGAGTTTTATACATCCATTTACAAATAAACAAGTCTATATAAAAGATGAATTTCCTCAAAGGTTTACGAAAATATTTACACACTAA